A stretch of Candidatus Eremiobacterota bacterium DNA encodes these proteins:
- a CDS encoding FliA/WhiG family RNA polymerase sigma factor has product MKALRSTPRYVIGGVELSREEIVHKYLHLVKYVAGRISINLPPNVEINDLINDGILGLIDAIEKYDDARGVKFETYAITRINGAILDALRALDWVPRAVRQRARELERVYQSLEIELGRAATEEEVADKMGLTLKELDVLMQKIRGTSVLSLEEFLPNERGYEIPLLDTLRDDGTEVTSAVEAREIKLALVRAVDDLPPQERTVISLYYFEGLTLKEIKGALSVSESRVSQIHAQAVIHLRQKL; this is encoded by the coding sequence GTGAAAGCACTCCGCTCTACTCCGCGTTACGTGATCGGCGGCGTAGAACTCAGTCGCGAAGAGATCGTCCACAAGTATCTGCATCTGGTCAAGTACGTGGCCGGGCGGATCTCGATCAACTTGCCCCCGAACGTCGAGATCAACGATCTGATCAACGACGGGATCCTCGGCTTGATCGACGCGATCGAAAAGTACGACGACGCCCGCGGCGTGAAGTTCGAGACGTACGCGATCACCCGCATCAACGGCGCGATCCTCGACGCGCTGCGCGCGCTCGACTGGGTTCCGCGCGCGGTCCGTCAACGCGCGCGCGAGCTCGAGCGCGTCTACCAGTCGCTCGAGATCGAGCTGGGCCGCGCGGCGACCGAGGAAGAGGTCGCCGACAAGATGGGGCTGACGCTCAAAGAGCTCGACGTCCTGATGCAAAAGATCCGCGGCACCTCGGTCCTCTCGCTCGAGGAGTTCTTGCCGAACGAGCGCGGTTACGAGATCCCGCTGCTCGACACGCTGCGCGACGACGGTACCGAGGTCACCTCGGCGGTCGAGGCGCGCGAGATCAAGCTGGCGCTGGTGCGCGCGGTCGACGACCTCCCGCCGCAAGAGCGGACCGTCATCTCGCTCTACTATTTCGAGGGGCTCACCCTCAAGGAAATCAAGGGTGCGCTTTCCGTCTCGGAATCGCGCGTTTCACAGATCCACGCGCAAGCGGTCATCCACTTGCGGCAAAAACTC